Within Lepus europaeus isolate LE1 chromosome 8, mLepTim1.pri, whole genome shotgun sequence, the genomic segment AATAACCACAtatgaaaagaattatttaatttatttgaaagagttacagagagaagtagagccagagagagagagagagaggtcctccgttctgttggttcactccccaaatgaacacaacggccagagctgcactgatctgaagccaggagccaggagcttcttctgggtctcccatgtggtacaggggcccagacacttgggccaacttcttctGCTTTcgtgggccataacagagagctggatcggaagtggagcagcaggacttgaaccggcatccacatgggctgccagtgctgaaggctggggctttagccctctgcgccacagcaccagccctccttaatttttatttatttgaaacacagtagacaaagacagatctttcatccactggttctctctccagatgcccacaacagccagggctgagccagaccaatgTCAAGAACTCTGTCTGGTTCTCTTGTGGCCTGAAATGTTGGAAACACAAAGTTTTCAAGTACTGCTGCCCTCATgtgtgcacattaataggaagctggaccagaagtagaggtAGGacccaatcccaggcactccattgtgggatgcaggcatcccaagcagcagcttaacctgccacactgCAGCTCCCACTCCATCAACCTGTATTCTTAACCTGTTCTTAATTATGCATTGTAGAGGATCACTAAATAgttgatgaaaaaaattataatcaaaagaggTTTTTGTATCATTTCAGTTAAGGCTTTTTAAATGTATCCTGTTTATATAAAATCTCAACACAGTTCTCCTATCATTTAGATGTTTTCTTTGTGAATCTGTGATACACTTTCCAAAATTAACATTCACTTGTATCTAAATTGACCAATTCATAGTTTAGGAGGAAAAACAGCTTACACTTTTTCTATCCATTTCAGGTTATCAAGTGCAAGGCTGCAgttgcctgggaggcaggaaagcCTCTCTCCATAGAGGAAATAGAGGTCGCACCCCCAAAGGCTCATGAAGTTCGAATTAAGGTAATGATACAGCTAAGGCAGTGGAAGAAAAGACTTAAAATGAGGTCTCTGGGTAGAAGAGTAGATCTGAGGTCTGCGgaggataaatcccactgggGAGTGACAAGGAGATGACACTGAAAGTTATCCAACTCTAGAATCATGCACCCTTGTCTCCGGCCTTATGTTTTGATCTTGTGCTAGGTAGCCATCTATGTGGATAACTGGATGCTGCAGTTGATCTTGTGTAGCTTTATTTTCAGGTGACTTTCGGATAATGCCCTTTTTGCTGATCCCATGACTCTACCTTTATGGTGACATGCTGGAAACAGATGTTTTCAGTTTTGTCAGTAGGGACTTCAAATAAGACTTGGGAAGAGGTTCCTGATTGGAGCAACGAGCAAGTGAAGTCGGCTTCTTAGAGAGCTTTCAGATGCGCTGACCGGGCAGCAGAGACCAGCGTTCAGGGAGTTTGTTGTTGCACTGCTTCTCCACTGTGGCAGAGAAAGTTGCCCCTGGAGAGAGGTGCACTGCACAAGGCAGCCAGCTGGAGAGATCTTGGAAGCTTGTTTATAAAACTTCTTGTTTTCAGCATTCTGCTTCCTACTTGttttgatataaaattaacactttAAAGTAGTAACTGCTGAATAAAACTAATATtataggaaaaaagagaaaaaagagttacagctcctttttttttttttttttgctttgacaTCCCCTTATCTGACTTCCAAACGTACCATACCAAGCTCATGCACCCCACGATCATACCTATGAAGTCGAGGAGCCCAGGACCAAGAACCTTTTGAAGGTCCTTTGTCAGCCAGACCTGGGAATCTGAAATCTTACAGTACTTCGAATTGTTTTCTTCAAGTTCAGGAATTAAGCTGGTTATGATTTTGCCACTGAAGATAATGTTTGCCCTGGATATAAGAGTAGCAGTGAGAGAGGAGTGCAGTAAGCTGTGTTCTCTGAAACTGCTGACAGATGGGAAAGAATGTCTCTTTGTAAGTGGGCACATAGGCCAGAAGCAGAGGCATTAACATGAACACTCCAAGATTTGCCTTTCTGCGCTTTTGGTGGTTGGGAAAAATGGTACTCAATAGCTAGAGAGATAGGGATAAAGGGCTTATTTAAGTAAAAAttatatgtgcttttttttttttttagatttatttatttatttgaaaggcagagttacagagaggcagagacagaaagagaagtcttccatccacaagttcattccccaaatggccacaatggccagaggtaggcctatctgaagccagaagccaggagtttcttctgggtctcccatgtggatgcagggctcaagcacttgggccactctccactgccttcccaggccacagcagagagctggattggaagtggagcagccgggactcgacttggtgcccatatgggatgctggcactgcaggcggtggctttacccactatgctgcagtgccGCCCCCTATATGTGCTTTCTAAAAAGGGAGTTGGTTCCACTACAAGCTCTGGATTTTGACCCAGACTTGAGTAAAGTGGCGTATTTCAGAAATAGTACCTTTGCAGCCATCTCATTTCCCAGCAATTAGGAGGCCAGCAGTGAGATAGCACAGCCTGTTTTGTGCACAGGTGATGACACCTCTCCATGCCTAAAGATACAGTGCCTGGAAAATCCCTTTGCACACCCTACCTTGCAAATATGCAGGGGAATAGATAAGCTGCATTTCATTGCCCATAAGTGCACCATGGCTTTTATGCACCACTAAAATAATGCCACTAGTTCTAATTGTTAAGATGCTGTGGGTTATAAGcacatgctgattttttttttaataaagatttatctatttacttgaaagaaacacagagagggaaagacagactaatcctccatccactggtttattcttcaGATGgccaaacagccagggttgggccatacggaagccagcagccagcagattcctccaggtctcccacttgggtagcagggacccaaacacccaggccatcctctgctgccctcataggccatcatcagggatctggatgggaagaggaacagccagtgCACCagcctgtgcccacatgggatgtcagcattgcaggcagcagcttcacctgctacaccacaatgccaaccccaccTGCTGATTTTAAAGAGgttaaaatatgaaagaaatgtGTTTAAGAATCCATGAAATATATTAAAGTAAAATGCCTTTCATCTGACCTGTGCCTCACTCTGAATTGCATACACACACTTCAATGCGTTATATTTTAATGTCCTCGTAGATCTTCGCCACTGCAGTTTGCCACACTGATGCCTATACCTTGAGTGGAGCCGATCCTGAGGGGTGTTTTCCAGTGATCTTGGGACATGAAGGTGCTGGAATTGTGGAAAGTGTTGGCGAAGGAGTTACTAACCTGAAGGCAGGTAAGGAGAGGATTTGAATTATTTGATGGTTGTGGCTTATTTTATAGtgaaatgatttttctgatgttatGCACAATTTATGAACAGGTTACCGCCAACACttgctttttttctctcactAGAAAAGCACAGatgtttgagggtttttttttttgttttctgtttttattttcaagcTAGTGTTTGTTTATAGctgtttaaatatatttctagagCCAGTTTTGGCAAACCAAGCAAGAATTTGTGGAGAAGCATTAGTGAGTCAGTATTTTGATGTACACAACCTCCTTGTTCTGCAGTCACTGTGAAAAGTTTCATTTAGATAACAGTTCTGAAAAAGACTTTTCCGACGGGCAGTGTCTAAATGGTGTAATGTGGGTACGGTTCTACAGCGTAAAGCTGTTGACTTCGGCAAGCAGCACTCGCTGATGGGGATGAGAATTTGCAGGGCTGATGTATCCACTTAGAAACGGATGCTACCTCTTCTAGATAATGTCTTCGCATTTGTTTCCCAGGTGATACTGTCATCCCACTTTACATCCCACAGTGTGGAGAGTGCAAGTTTTGTCTTAATCCTAAAACAAATCTTTGCCAGAAAATAAGGTtagtatatttctattttattcttaaaataagaGGTCTTATTAACAATGGTAAGAAATTGTGTGGCAATTTATAACATGCATTTCAcaaacattatttcattttttctgttagagtgttgttttatttatttgatagctggagagacagacagagatagagctccgatccactggtttactccccagatgctcagtagctagggctgggccaggctgaagctgagagtcaggaactcagtataggtcttccttgtgggtggcaagaaaccaactacttgagccatcccagaGTGCTCATTACCAGAACGATGAAttcaggacccaggcactctgacaggggatgctggcataccaaataacctcttaaccactgggccaaatgacCGCCTctcatttcatcttttaaaatgataccACTATCACTGTTACTGGAATTGCTCATTTTCATAGATGAGAAAATAAAGACTCAGAAAATCAGAGGTTTGCCCAGGATTACCAGCTATCAAGATATAAAACAATTTTCTGGATAGATTCTCTTTCACTAACACTCAGCCAAATTTTCCAGAATGTGTAGTAAAGAAGGACATGCTTGTGAGATTAAACAAAGTCATTTTTATGAGCCATTTTATTGTCCATTAAATCAAAGTAATAAAACTTACCTTATAACGTTAATACCTAGGGAGACTATAAGAGATAACGTAACCCTTTGACACAGAAAAGATAGTTAATATGTTGTACTACCATAGCAACACTTGAATAACTGCTTCTTTGAGGCAGTCTTAAATTTAGGAGCAACCTAAACATCAGTAGGAGTATGGATAAAAGTGGTATTTGGGATGCAGTTGTGACATACCATCAAAAATGAACTACTAATGTTTGTTcccttcttttgtttctttattaagGTAGAACataatacatttaataaaatatttatggcaTACAGATCTTAAATGTACAACTTAATGAATGTTTAAACACACCTGCTGGTTAGAGCCCTCACCAGATGAAGAGAGGGAGCCCTACCAACACCCCACAAAGTCCCTTGTGTCCATTCCAAGGCAACATCTACCTCCCTGGAAAGGTTACCACAGTTCTGATTTCCTTTACTATAAAATGCTGCATGACTACAATCATACAGTTGTGTGCTCTCTTGTCTGGTTTCTGTCATTCATAATGTCTGTGCAATATAGCCAAGTTGCTATGTGCATCAGAGGTTCATTTCCGTTGCTCTGTTATAGTTGCATTCCAAATGCCACTGTTTATCCATTTTCCTGTTGATCAACATTTAGGTTGCTCCCAGCATGGAGCTGTTATGATTACTGCTGTTCAGAACATTCTTCCACATATCTTTTGATGGGTGTATGCTGCACTTTTTTTGGGGTTTTTTCCTGAGGTTGGAGTTGCCAAGTTACAGGATGTGCATCTAGAACTCTCCAATGTGACAGTAAGCAGTTTACACTCTTGCCAGCGCTGTAGGACAGATCTGTTCTTGCATTTGTTTTCTAATAATGTTGACAAAATTAGCTTATATTTTTGTAAAGGAAGATTCCATTTATTAACccagttaattttcataatgtTTGAGCCAAAAAATATCTGACTGTTTTGACAGGGAATTTCAAGCACAGTCTGAAAAATTTTGTGGCATGTCAAGTATAATAATGATGATGGGCTTTTTGTGACTGTAACTTTTCAGAGGAAGAATTTCTCCCAAGGCCTATATTGTATCCTATGTCACCTTTTATTCAAGAAActcctctggggccagcattgggcacagcaggtaaagccagcatcccatatggttgctggttcgaggcccagctgctccacttcttatccagctccctgctaatgacctgggaaaagtagcagaggatggcccaagtatttgggcttctTGTACCtgcatagaagacccagaagaagctcctgctttgactaagcccaaccctggcagttgaggccatttgggaagtgaaccagtggaaggaagatatcccccccacacactctttcaaataaatatataaatcttttttaaaaagaaaaggaaaagaaattcctCTAGGAGTGACCATTTGGTTCAGATTCTGCTTTTGAGATAACCACTTTCTATGTCAGAGTGcaaggatttgagtcctggctctgtttccgattccagctttcttctgATACATACCCTAGAAGGGAGCAGATAATCCCTCAAGTTCtcaggtctctgctacccacctgggagaccagattgagttcctggctcctggctttgacttggttcagccccagcttttgaaaacatttgagtagtgagccagtggatgaaggatctgcTTGTCTAACTGCTGGTTTTGGCTTTATCCTTTATAAAGTTATTTGCTCACAGAGTTTTATGATGGAATCTTACTTTTTCTGATCCTAATGTTTTACTTCTATTTAAAACAAGTTTGGTATTCAATTCTAGAAGACTGTTGAATATTGGAAAACTTCTTATAAGTTTTGCTGAAAAGGCAATACTGAAAGGTgctaaattattaataataagaAATATACTTTTGATCTTATTACACTTTACtggtcattattttaaaaactgatttatttcttctgtgacttAAGAAacctgattcatttttttaaaaattttatttaagttatacaagtttcatatgtttcatatatacagatttaggaacatagtgatacttcccaccctaccatgtctcctgcccaccctccaacctttcttcctcctccctccccaaatcccattcttaatttttacaaagatctattttcagtttacttaatgatcataaagttaaccctacattaagtaaaaaaattcagcaaacagtatgaaaaaaaaaaaacactgttccttaacggAAGacacaagagctgtaaacaatcatcgaatctgaaaatgtccatttcactccaatacattacattttagctaCCTCAGATCACAAAAAAACatttgatatctgtctttttgggatgggcttatttcactaagtataatggtttccaattgcatccatctttttgcaagacaggatttcattttttttttacagctgagttgtactccatagtgtatatataccataatttctttatccagtcaacagttgatggacatctggatggattacatatcttagctattgtgaattgtgcttcaatgaacatgggggtacagataactctttcatgtctGATTTCTTTTGGATGAAACCTGAGTCTACCctgtctgtcatttccctttTTTGTTTGCGTAGAGTCACTCAAGGAAAAGGCTTAATGCCAGATGGTACTAGCAGATTTACTTGCAAAGGAAAGACAATTTTGCATTACATGGGAACCAGCACATTTTCTGAATACACGGTGGTGGCTGATATCTCTGTTGCTAAAATAGACCCTTCAGCACCTTTGGATAAAGTCTGCCTTCTGGGCTGTGGCATTTCTACTGGATATGGTGCTGCATTAAACACTGCCAAGGTAAGAGAGCAATCTGGGGTTCAGTTTATACCTTCTAATTCAGTTCAGCAAAGCTTTGCTGGAACAGTGACATTGACCTAGTGATTTGCTTTACTCTTCTGCAATGAGTGCTTTATAGACCGTCTTTATATTTAGGTGGAGCCTGGCTCTACTTGTGCCGTCTTTGGCCTGGGAGGAGTTGGATTGGCAGCCATCATGGGCTGTAAAGCAGCTGGTGCATCTCGGATCATCGCCGTGGACATCAATAAAGATAAGTTTGCGAGGGCCAAAGAGTTTGGTGCCACCGAGTGTATTAACCCTCAAGATTTCAGTAAACCCATCCAGGAAGTACTCGTTGAGAAGACGGATGGAGGAGTGGACTATTCTTTTGAGTGTATTGGCAATGTGAAGGTCATGGTGAGTGCGCTTGCTTGGCTTCCTTTCGATTTGGTTGGTGGACCTGCTTCTTTTTAATGTGGTTTCTTTAAGatgaaaaattgttttgtttttgtaaaggaaaaaaaaatttcttttgataAGAATTATTCTgatagaagaagaggaaaaaaacttTGAGCTTTAAATGGGATGGGGATAAATCATCTCAgggaaagatgaaaaaaatctattcctTCTG encodes:
- the LOC133766056 gene encoding alcohol dehydrogenase class-3 produces the protein MPQPARTRSEDMANQVIKCKAAVAWEAGKPLSIEEIEVAPPKAHEVRIKIFATAVCHTDAYTLSGADPEGCFPVILGHEGAGIVESVGEGVTNLKAGDTVIPLYIPQCGECKFCLNPKTNLCQKIRVTQGKGLMPDGTSRFTCKGKTILHYMGTSTFSEYTVVADISVAKIDPSAPLDKVCLLGCGISTGYGAALNTAKVEPGSTCAVFGLGGVGLAAIMGCKAAGASRIIAVDINKDKFARAKEFGATECINPQDFSKPIQEVLVEKTDGGVDYSFECIGNVKVMRAALEACHKGWGVSVVVGVAGAGEEISTRPFQLVTGRTWKGTAFGGWKSVESVPKLVSEYMSKKIKVDEFVTNTLSFDQINEAFELMHSGKSIRTVVKI